The Desulfofundulus salinus genome includes the window CCTGGAGGCACCTCCTCTTCAGGCAGGCATTCGATGGGTATCACATCAAAGGCATCGGTACAGGCGGATAGCTCCTCAAAAATGTGTACCGGCTCCTGCGGTATGAACAGCTGCACCTTGCGGTGTCGCCGCCCATCCCGCAGCCCCGCGACAGTGGCATGGCGCAAACAGTGCAGGTCTACATAGTGATCGGGATGCAGGTGGGTAATCACCGCAGCCCGCAGGTCGCAGTGGTGTATGAACTGTACGAGACGGCTGAAGGTGCCGTGGCCGGCATCCAGCATGATATTGCCTCCACCGTCCTGCAGGAGATAGCCGGAACAGGCTCCGCCTGCGGCCGGGTAAGGAGCCCAGCAGCCCAGAACAGTGATCCGCATTATAACACCTCCCACTTCTCACTTCTCACTTCCCATTTTTGCTTCCACACAGCAGCCTACCGCCCCGGTATACTGGGGATTCTCCGGCACCACCACCCGCACTCCCAGCTCTTTAGCCAGAATCTCCCTTAAAGCGGCGTTTTGGGCAACGCCGCCCGTAAAAACCAGGGTGTCGCTGAAAAGGCGCATCAGCATGGGCCGGATGCGTTTAAAAATGGTGTAATTCACCCCGGCAGCCAGGGAACCAATGGGGTGCCCCTCCAGCACTTTGCCGATTAGCTCCGTTTCCCCGAAAATGGCACAGGTAGAACTGAGATCCACCGGATTCTGGTGATGGCGGCTGAGCTCGTCCAGGCTGATGTTCAGCACGGCCGCCATATTTTCCAGGTAACGCCCGGTACTGGCGGCGCATTTGTCGTTGGTCTGGAAATCCATCAGCCGGCCGCCCCGCACCAGGGCCACCTTGCTGTCCTGCCCGCCCAGGTCCAGCAGGGTGAAATCGGACAACCCGGTAAGGTGGACCGCCCCCAGGACGTGGGCCTTGATCTCGGGGATCACCCTGGCTCCTTTCAGGGCCACGGTCTGGCGGCCGTAACCGGTACTGACCACCGCCCGGGGTTTCGTTCCAGCGGGCAGCAGGGCGGATAAATCCACCGCCAGCTGGCCTTCTTCCAGCCGGCCGTGCTCCCGGTAAAAAGCGATGGTATCGAATTTAAAAAATTCCAGGCGGCCTTCTTCGTCCATCAGGGCAATTTTCACATTCCGGCTGCCCAGGTCAATGCCACAATACAAAGGGATACACCTCGTTACTGCAACATTTCAATAAAAGCATCCAGGCGCATGCGGGTGCGGGCATCCAGGCGGTTGGGCTTGTCCCCCTCCAGGGTAAGGATGGGGAGCTTGAGCCTCTGCCGTACAATTAAATCCTCAATCTGGCGGAAGCAAAAACTCTGGGCGTAGTGGATGACACCGTGCACCCGGCGCCTTTCCACTTCCCGGGTGATATCTTCCAGGCGGTAAAAGATGCCGTAGGGGTAGCTGTACAGCCGGTAGCGTTCCACAAGGTCCCCGGTCTCAAAGGGCAGGGTGAACTGGCGCTGGGTTTCGTTATAAACCACCCGGGCGCCCCGCTCCTCCAGGTAATCGTAAAGGTCGTCCATGATCGGCGGCACGCCTATGTAAGCCAGGCGGATCTTTTCCCGGCGGGGCTCGGCCCCCTTCAGGCGGGCCAAAAAGTCATCCACTTCCCGCTCGAATGCGTCCGGATCCCCTTTAAAATCGCTGCAATTTACCTGGAAGAGATGGTTGTCCCACCCTCCCACCAGGTTTTCCTGCCAGGTGAGCCGGTCGATTTCCCATACCTTGCGCCGGATTTGATCCAGGCGCCCCCGGGCGCGGTTGACCGCGGCCCAGTCCACTCCAAAGCGGTCCATGAGTTTTTCAATCTGCAGGGCTAAGAGATCCCGGTCGCGGTCAAAAGGATAGGCAAAGGGGATCACTTCCACCCCGATCAGCTCCAGGGTTTCCATCAGGGCATGGGTATTGCTGCAGTCCCCCTGGGTGACCGCCACCAGGGTGCGGATATCCCGGTGACGCAGGACAGTGCTGTACAGCCCCTTGATCCAGGCGCAAACATTGCGGGGATAGCCCGCCAGTTCCGCTTCCTCCACCAGCCCCCCGGGGTTGGGATCGGTGATAAAGACGTTGTTTAAATCCACCGGGATGCAGCCGGCAGCGTATATGACCTCCACGGGCACGGTGGTGGTGATGCCCACCCGGCGGGACTTCATCCCGAAAGCCTCCCCAGTGCTCTTGTTATCCATAACCTTGTCCCCAAATATTAAAGTGGTTTTTTAAAACGTCGCCCGCTGAATTCGACCTTCAGTCAAGTTTTACCTGCTTGACGGATGGGATATCCTCCCCTAAAAAAAGGCGGGCCGTTTCTTTAAATGCCCGGGGGTCACCGCTGACAAAATAACGGTGCTGCACCGGGCCGCCGGGGTTTAATAACCCCAGCCGGGACATCTCCTCCCGGGCGGCTATGGTGGTGGCTTCCGCCGGATCCACCAGCTTTACCTCCGGGCCGAGCACCTCCCGGAATTCTGCTTCCAGAAACGGGTAATGAGTGCAACCTAAAATCAGGGTGTCAATGCCCGCCTGCTTTAATGGCTGCACATACTCGGACACCGCCTCCAGGGCCTCCCTGGTACCGGCCCGGCCCGCCTCCACCAGGGGTACCAGGCGGGGAGCGGCCTGGCCGAACACCGCCAGATCAGGATTTAAAGCCTTCAACGCCCGCTGGTAAGCGCCGCTTTTGATGGTGGCTTCAGTGGCAATGATCCCAATGCGCCCCCCGGTACTCACCCGCACCGCTTCCCTGACTCCCGGCTCGATCAGGCCGATCATGGGCACCGCATAGCGTTCCCCGACCACGGGCAGGGAGATGGAAGAGTTGGTGTTGCAGGCAAAGATCACGTATTTTACCCCGCAGGACACCAGGAAGGTCAGGATACCCTCGGCAAACCCAATCAGTTCTTCCGGCGTACGGGGTCCGTAGGGTACATGGGCGTTGTCTCCAAAATAAACGGTGGATTCCCCGGGCATCAGGCGAAAAACCTGCCGTGAAACGGTGAGTCCCCCTACTCCCGAATCAAAAAGACCAATTGGCCTGGGGTCGCTCAATTTTAGGCTCTCTCCTTATCTCTCTTAAATTATGTTCAGGATAGTACCATCTTATATTTATTCAACCACGCGTGATCTTACTCGCTTCAAGGATCACTTTTCCGCCTCAAAAAAGACAGGCCCGTGAAAGGACCTGTATCATCATAACACAGATTTTTTCTTCTGGAAAGTGACTAGTTGCCGCTTCCTTGATCCAAGCGCTCGCTTAAATAATCCACAATACCCTGCACTATGCCCTGTGCGGTCTCCTCCACAAACCAGTCCTGGGTCAACAGGGCGGCCTCCCGGGGATTGCTGATGTAGGCAACTTCCACCAGCACCGCCGGCATTAACGAGGTACGCAGGACGGCAAAATTGGCCTCCAGAACACCATCATTTTCCAAACCGAGCCTTTGTACCAGCTGGGCCTGGATATACCCGGCCAGTTTGCGGCTTTCCTCCCGGCGGTTGGGATCTCCCCCCCCAGCCGGGCTGAGGATGTAGGTAGCTGTACCCTGCACGGCAGGGTTGACGTTGGCGTTAATGTGAATGCTGACGAATAAATCCGCCCCCGCCCGGTTGGCCATATCCGTCCGTTCGTACAGTCCCACATCGTAATCGCCGCTTCTGGTAAGTAAGGGTCTGGCTCCCCGTGCCGAAAGCAACTCAGCCACCCGCAGGGCCATCTTCAACGTAATATCCTTTTCCCTCAAGCCGTTGCCCAGAGCGCCCGGATCTGGCCCCCCGTGGCCGGGATCAACGGCAATAACCACATCCCGCAAAACATCACCGGGGTCCGGGATATAGATTTGCATTTCCAGCGTTCTCCCGTCCGCCGACAGGCTGGCCCGGTAGCGCACCGGCCCCTTTACGTCAAAGACCAGGCGGGTAATATCGGGGGACCGGCTGAACCAGCCCACCCGCAACTTGTTCACCGCCTCTGTGTTCACGGGCATTTCCAGCGGCACATTACCCGGACGCACACCCGTCAAGTCCACCACCAGGCGGTCGGGGGAAGCCAGCTTGAATACATGGTAAGTCATGGCCCCTCCGGCCGTCACCGTCACCCGGGTGACCTTACCCGCCGCGGTAACATCAAGCCTGGTTACAGCCGGACCCTGTGTCTGTTCTCCCCGATTGTCCGGCGGCAGGGGGTCTTGAGGTTGTTGCCCCGGTGAGCCGCCCGGGTCCCGGCCTTGATCGCCACCATCCCCCGGCTGGGGGCGCCCGCCGGGCGTTCCGCGGGAGATATCATCCCCCGGCACCGGTTCTCCGGCAATGGGGCTGTCCCTCCCATCGGTACTTTGACCTTCCTCCTGGACGTACCAGGCTACAATCCAGCCCGTCCCTCCACCGGGCAGCTGCACCTGATACCAGTCGGGAACCTTTCCTAAAACCGCCAGGCGCTCACCGCGGTTTACCTGGGTCACCACCGCGTGTTGTAAACCGGGACCGCTGCGCACATTGACTCCATTGCCCTGTACGACCACCTGCCCCATACCACCGGAGCTGGACTGTCCGCCTCCCGGCGGAGCAGCCGGTTCCATCCGGACAGTACGGTTTTGCTGGTTCCATTCCACCCGGTAGCCCAGGGCCTCGGCCACATAACGGGCCGGCAGGTAGCTGCGTCCGTCCTTGATCACCGGGGCTACATCCATCGCCTTTGCCTGCCCGTTCACCGTGATGGTCTTGCTACCCACCGTAAGCTTTACCGTAACACTGTCTTTGGTTAACAAAACGGTCCTGGTATTTTTATCCCACTGGATATCCTTTTCAGCCACATTCAGGGCCAAAGCCAGGTAACGTAAAGGCACGTAGGTGCGTCCCTGTGCAATAAAGGGCGCGGCATCCATGGTAAAACTTTTTTCATTTACGAAATAGTTCTTTTCCCCCACTTTAAAAACGACTTCCTGCACTCCACCGGCCAGGGAACTGCCCGGCCAGGATAATAACAATAAACCTGCGGTCAGGCAGGTAACCGCCCCACGGAATAAGGCTTGGTAAAGTTTTCCTTTCTTCATCCTCCCAACTCCAGCCATTGTTCAACATGATTTGACACGCTGGATAAAGGGATTCTCCATTAATCCTGGAAATCCTGCCAAAGAAAAATCAAAAAAAGAACCACCTGCCTGTGCTGGTCCTTTTCTGGTTATATTTTTCCGCTGCACGATGGGAAACCGGGTCAGGGTGTTGACGATGGAATAGACGGTAAGCAAAATACATGGCGCATAAAAAACTGCGGGGGACAAATAACTAAGGTGAAAACAGGCCACATGCTGAACGGGGGTGAGCAGGACGGGAAAGAAATTGTGCTTTTTGTTTACTTTACTTTTATTCCTGCTCGACGCGACCGTACCAGCCAGTGGGGAAACACGGTCTTTAGAACGTTGTTGCTGCGAACAGGAACAAATCCTCCAGATCCCGGACACCTGGAACGCCACTGGCCGGATTGCCACCAGGCCAACCGCCAGTCAGCAGGACAAGCCTCCGGCAAAGGATGTAAGCATCCTCATCGATACCACCCGGCGCACCTTAACGGTCTTATTTGACGGCCAGCCCCACCGCCAGTATCCCGTGGCCGTGGGCAAGTTCGAGACGCCCACACCCCTGGGCACCTTCCGGGTAGTGCGCAAGGCCATGCACTGGGGGACGGGCTTTGGCTCCCGCTGGCTGGGACTGAACGTCCCCTGGGGTCTTTACGGCATCCACGGCACCAACAAGCCCTGGGCTATTGGCAGCTACGCCAGCCATGGGTGCATCCGCATGCACAACCGGGACGTGGAGGAACTGTATCCCTGGGTTCCCGTGGGGGCGCAGGTAATCATTATCGGCAACCCCTTTACCTACCGGGAGCCGCCTTTCCGGGACCTGCGCCGGGACTTTTGCGGCTCTGACGTCATGGAGGTCCAGCGGACGCTGGCCCGGCTGGGGCTGTTCAAAGGCAAGATTGACGGTACCTGGCGCTGGGACATGGAAGAAAGCGTTTACCGTTTCCGGGCCATGCACAACCTTTCCCGGGACAACGTGATTGACAAACCGGCCTACCGGGCGCTTGGGTTTTAGCTACAGGGTGACGTAAATATTCAGTAAAACCGTTATGAGAAGGATGCGGCGCTGTCCGGAGCGAACGACTTGCGAAGCGCCGGTAACAGCACCCGGTGAAGCGAGGCTGCCGGCTCGGCTCTCGAGGACGCATGATGAACCACCCGGAAGAAGACCTTTTAAGACATATTGTTTCAAGAGGTAATAACGAAGAATGATTAGTGGCGGGCAATCCGCAGAGAGCCAGAGCCGGCCCGAAGCAAGCCGCGGTGCTGTCGGCGCGTGACAGCGCCGCAGCCAACCGGGTTCACTGAATATTTACGGGTAACTCCCGTCACCCAAGGCGGGATTGTGGTTTGGGTAAAAATAGTACCCCCCGTTTGGGGGGCTAGGTTTTTTCGCACCCGGCGTCGGCCGGTTCGGCCACCGGGCGGCGGCGACGGGCCGGCCGGCGGGGCTGGTATTTGCTCTTCAAAGCCGGCACCACCTGGTGGACGTACCACCACAGGATGGCAAAACCGGCCAGCAGGTACAGGCTCACATAAAAGTCCGTGAACATCACCGCCACGGCCAGCCCGGCAAAGACCAGCGAGGTAAGGGCGGGAATAAACACTCCCCCCTTTACCCGGTAGGGACACTTAGCTTGCGGTTCCTTCTGCCTCAACCGGATCACCGCCAGACCCGCCAGGGCGTAAACCACCGACTCCATGGCGGCTGCCAGGTTAACCAGCACCAGGTAACGGTGGGTTGCCAGTACCACCAGAGATATGGTCACACCGGCGGCAAAGACGGTGAGGATGGCCACCCAGGGTGTAAAAAAGCGCATGCTCAGGCGGGAAAAGACGGGCGGCAGGACATACTCCCGGGCGGAAGCGTAAATAAAGCGGGAGACGCTGATTAACCCGGCATTAAAGGTGGTAATGGAGGCGGCAAGGCTCAAAACCACCATCCAGAACACTCCCGCCGAACCCAAAACGGTGCGGGCAAAAACCATCTGGGGGGCGGGTGAGGCCACCAGTGCCTCCCTGGGGGTTGAAGCGGTCATGGCCACGGTGAAAAGGGCGTAAACCACGCTCAAAAGCCCAACGGCCAGCAGCATGCCCCGGGACACCAGGCGGCTGTGGGTGACCTCCTCGGCCAGCGGTGTAACCCACTCGAAACCAACAAAGAGAAAAACCCCAACCGCCACGGCGTTGATGAAGGTAAGGATTCCGCCCGGAGCCAGAGGTGCGGTGAGCTGAAACCCCACCCTGCCCAGGGCGATAAAGGCCAGGACCAGCAGGGAGCCCATGAGTCCGTAGGTGATCAGGTCCTGGAAGGTACCGGCAATTTTAATCCCCCGGATATTCATACCCGTAACCACCAGGAACATGGCCACAATCCAGATCAGGGGCGGTACCGCGGGCAAGGCCGAGTTGAGGACGGAAGCCAGCACGTAGCTTTCGGCCCCCACCACCCCCATCACCACCGCCATATACAAAAGGGAAACGGTCAGGGCCAGCCGGTCGTTGAAGGCCCGGGAGAAATAGAGCCGGATGCCGGCGGCGGAGGGGAGGCGGGAGTTTAGTTCGGAAAAACAGGACGCGGCTCCCAGGCACAATAAACCGCCGGTGAGAATGGCCAGCCAGGCGGTATCCCCGGCCAGAAAACCGGCCACCTGCACGGCAGCCACAAAAGAGGAACTGGCCAGGGTGAGGCCAGCGCTGGTTGCAACCACGGTACGCAGGGTGAGTACGCGTTTTAAACCCATTTCACTCACCCCAGATCATCAGGGAGATAAAATCGAGCCGCACAATATCATCCTCGGAACCGATGATCTTCAGCGTGCCGTTCATATAGGGTTCGGTAGGGGTAATATCACCGTAAAAAAGGTCCGCCAGGGTCTCGCTGTCGGCAATTACCGTCAGATCGGCCCGGGGCGGCGCCCCTTCCCGAACTGATAATTCCCCGTTCCGCAATTCCAGGGTGTGCTGGGAAGGGATGTCATTGGCCTGCACCAGGACCACCCGGTCCCAGTCCCGGTTCATTATTTTCAACCGCTCGTTTTTGTTGTAACCCTCCTGGAAGGCCAGGAGGCTGGCAGTAATTTCTTCGTGACTGGCCAAAGATGCCTACCTCCAAATAGATACTGTTGGGTTTTAGCGCAAATACACCATCCGGGGTTTAAAGTCCAGACGCCTTAAAAGATCCAGGTAATCCCGGGGAGTGATCTGCTCCCAGGTTTTTTGCAGCAGGGCCACCAGCACCGCTTCCATGACATTGGTCCCAAAGGAGCGCCCCTGAAATTCGGGTGTGGTGGTCACCAGGCAACCCGCTCCCTTTTCTTTTAAAAAGGCCACGTCATCAGCGGTGGTGGTATTGGTAATAATAGTCTGCCCGTCAAGCTGAGGCATGTAACGGCGCACCAGGTGATAATCCCCGGCAATTACCTGTGCTTCCCGGTAATAGTGGCCGAATTTGCTGACTTTTTCTTCATCCTGGGCTTCCTGTTTCTTCCCGGTGGGATAGAGCATGTGAAAGGGCAATTTGGACATTTCCGGTAGCAGCCTGGCAGCCAGTTCTTCCAGCTCCTTGACCGTGCGAATGGGATAGGGAATACCGGCCGCGAAAATAAGATCCCCAAAGGTAAGATCGCAGCCAAGTTCGGCAAAAGCCTCGGCCATCCCGAAGCGATCCA containing:
- a CDS encoding acyl-CoA dehydratase activase codes for the protein MYCGIDLGSRNVKIALMDEEGRLEFFKFDTIAFYREHGRLEEGQLAVDLSALLPAGTKPRAVVSTGYGRQTVALKGARVIPEIKAHVLGAVHLTGLSDFTLLDLGGQDSKVALVRGGRLMDFQTNDKCAASTGRYLENMAAVLNISLDELSRHHQNPVDLSSTCAIFGETELIGKVLEGHPIGSLAAGVNYTIFKRIRPMLMRLFSDTLVFTGGVAQNAALREILAKELGVRVVVPENPQYTGAVGCCVEAKMGSEK
- the murI gene encoding glutamate racemase; translated protein: MSDPRPIGLFDSGVGGLTVSRQVFRLMPGESTVYFGDNAHVPYGPRTPEELIGFAEGILTFLVSCGVKYVIFACNTNSSISLPVVGERYAVPMIGLIEPGVREAVRVSTGGRIGIIATEATIKSGAYQRALKALNPDLAVFGQAAPRLVPLVEAGRAGTREALEAVSEYVQPLKQAGIDTLILGCTHYPFLEAEFREVLGPEVKLVDPAEATTIAAREEMSRLGLLNPGGPVQHRYFVSGDPRAFKETARLFLGEDIPSVKQVKLD
- a CDS encoding L,D-transpeptidase family protein, whose protein sequence is MSRTGKKLCFLFTLLLFLLDATVPASGETRSLERCCCEQEQILQIPDTWNATGRIATRPTASQQDKPPAKDVSILIDTTRRTLTVLFDGQPHRQYPVAVGKFETPTPLGTFRVVRKAMHWGTGFGSRWLGLNVPWGLYGIHGTNKPWAIGSYASHGCIRMHNRDVEELYPWVPVGAQVIIIGNPFTYREPPFRDLRRDFCGSDVMEVQRTLARLGLFKGKIDGTWRWDMEESVYRFRAMHNLSRDNVIDKPAYRALGF
- a CDS encoding N-acetylmuramoyl-L-alanine amidase; the protein is MKKGKLYQALFRGAVTCLTAGLLLLSWPGSSLAGGVQEVVFKVGEKNYFVNEKSFTMDAAPFIAQGRTYVPLRYLALALNVAEKDIQWDKNTRTVLLTKDSVTVKLTVGSKTITVNGQAKAMDVAPVIKDGRSYLPARYVAEALGYRVEWNQQNRTVRMEPAAPPGGGQSSSGGMGQVVVQGNGVNVRSGPGLQHAVVTQVNRGERLAVLGKVPDWYQVQLPGGGTGWIVAWYVQEEGQSTDGRDSPIAGEPVPGDDISRGTPGGRPQPGDGGDQGRDPGGSPGQQPQDPLPPDNRGEQTQGPAVTRLDVTAAGKVTRVTVTAGGAMTYHVFKLASPDRLVVDLTGVRPGNVPLEMPVNTEAVNKLRVGWFSRSPDITRLVFDVKGPVRYRASLSADGRTLEMQIYIPDPGDVLRDVVIAVDPGHGGPDPGALGNGLREKDITLKMALRVAELLSARGARPLLTRSGDYDVGLYERTDMANRAGADLFVSIHINANVNPAVQGTATYILSPAGGGDPNRREESRKLAGYIQAQLVQRLGLENDGVLEANFAVLRTSLMPAVLVEVAYISNPREAALLTQDWFVEETAQGIVQGIVDYLSERLDQGSGN
- a CDS encoding 2-hydroxyacyl-CoA dehydratase family protein, whose amino-acid sequence is MKSRRVGITTTVPVEVIYAAGCIPVDLNNVFITDPNPGGLVEEAELAGYPRNVCAWIKGLYSTVLRHRDIRTLVAVTQGDCSNTHALMETLELIGVEVIPFAYPFDRDRDLLALQIEKLMDRFGVDWAAVNRARGRLDQIRRKVWEIDRLTWQENLVGGWDNHLFQVNCSDFKGDPDAFEREVDDFLARLKGAEPRREKIRLAYIGVPPIMDDLYDYLEERGARVVYNETQRQFTLPFETGDLVERYRLYSYPYGIFYRLEDITREVERRRVHGVIHYAQSFCFRQIEDLIVRQRLKLPILTLEGDKPNRLDARTRMRLDAFIEMLQ
- a CDS encoding APC family permease, which encodes MGLKRVLTLRTVVATSAGLTLASSSFVAAVQVAGFLAGDTAWLAILTGGLLCLGAASCFSELNSRLPSAAGIRLYFSRAFNDRLALTVSLLYMAVVMGVVGAESYVLASVLNSALPAVPPLIWIVAMFLVVTGMNIRGIKIAGTFQDLITYGLMGSLLVLAFIALGRVGFQLTAPLAPGGILTFINAVAVGVFLFVGFEWVTPLAEEVTHSRLVSRGMLLAVGLLSVVYALFTVAMTASTPREALVASPAPQMVFARTVLGSAGVFWMVVLSLAASITTFNAGLISVSRFIYASAREYVLPPVFSRLSMRFFTPWVAILTVFAAGVTISLVVLATHRYLVLVNLAAAMESVVYALAGLAVIRLRQKEPQAKCPYRVKGGVFIPALTSLVFAGLAVAVMFTDFYVSLYLLAGFAILWWYVHQVVPALKSKYQPRRPARRRRPVAEPADAGCEKT
- a CDS encoding SCP2 sterol-binding domain-containing protein, which translates into the protein MASHEEITASLLAFQEGYNKNERLKIMNRDWDRVVLVQANDIPSQHTLELRNGELSVREGAPPRADLTVIADSETLADLFYGDITPTEPYMNGTLKIIGSEDDIVRLDFISLMIWGE
- a CDS encoding quinate 5-dehydrogenase codes for the protein MKRVVSVSLGSSRRDHRVEVELLGERFEISRRGTDGDFDRAIQLLKELDGKVDAIGLGGIDVYLYAGKTRYVVRDGKKLMDAVQKTPVVDGSGLKNTLERETVYYLREHTDLLPPGTRVLMVSAVDRFGMAEAFAELGCDLTFGDLIFAAGIPYPIRTVKELEELAARLLPEMSKLPFHMLYPTGKKQEAQDEEKVSKFGHYYREAQVIAGDYHLVRRYMPQLDGQTIITNTTTADDVAFLKEKGAGCLVTTTPEFQGRSFGTNVMEAVLVALLQKTWEQITPRDYLDLLRRLDFKPRMVYLR